One window of Oncorhynchus kisutch isolate 150728-3 linkage group LG25, Okis_V2, whole genome shotgun sequence genomic DNA carries:
- the prodh2 gene encoding hydroxyproline dehydrogenase isoform X2, translating into MMRSPLLRPSLHHFLSLRLLGTAAPKAVERLAADALPVALNFEDPSAFRVKSFGELLRALGVFQLCSVPVLVNNCGKLMSVARTLLGKRGFALFLRPSVYAQFVAGESEGEITHSMEKMSSLGLRPMLAVPIEEDLGESTGERRYNDNLASMLECVDMSHSNAWSKDPMMQLKITALLSPELCVKLSTLLSEQQYDLDLLVRAMDGEPISFPGLQESENTHFLCGLQRLNKVGEASANKVRVLVDAEYTYMNPALSLVTMAMMKKFNQDGAWIWNTYQCYLKESRSLLLEDVRLSISESFCLGVKLVRGAYMDKERKLANSEGCSEPVHESWEHTNDSYNGSLDILLELISRDPQRYRIIVATHNEESVRRAVQRMGELGIDKDGGSVCFGQLLGMCDHVSLTLAQQGYLVYKSVPYGSVDNTLPYLVRRAQENRTVLQGIRKERDLLRLELHRRLRQGLRQGS; encoded by the exons ATGATGAGGTCTCCACTGCTTCGCCCATCATTGCATCACTTCCTGTCGCTGAGGCTGTTGGGTACTGCGGCCCCAAAGGCGGTGGAGCGGTTGGCAGCGGACGCCCTCCCCGTGGCGTTGAACTTTGAGGACCCCAGCGCCTTCAGGGTAAAGAGCTTTGGGGAACTGCTCCGAGCATTAGGGGTGTTCCAACTCTGCTCTGTCCCAGTGCTGGTCAACAACTGTGGGAAG CTCATGTCTGTAGCGCGGACTCTGCTCGGGAAAAGAGGGTTTGCCCTGTTCCTGCGGCCCTCTGTATATGCTCAGTTTGTGGCCGGGGAGAGCGAGGGCGAGATCACCCATTCCATGGAGAAGATGAGCTCCCTGGGACTCCGCCCCATGCTGGCTGTGCCCATTGAAGAGGACCTGGGAGAGAGCACTGG GGAGCGACGGTACAACGACAACCTGGCGTCCATGTTGGAATGCGTCGACATGTCCCATAGCAATGCATGGAGCAAAGATCCCATGATGCAGCTGAAGATCACTGCCTTGCTCAGtccagagctgtgt GTGAAGCTTTCAACCCTGCTCTCAGAACAACAGTATGACCTAGACCTCCTAGTCAGAGCCATGGACGGAGAG CCAATCAGCTTCCCCGGTTTACAGGAGAGCGAGAACACACATTTCCTGTGCGGCCTTCAGAGGCTCAACAAAGtgggagag GCCAGTGCCAACAAAGTGCGAGTTCTGGTCGACGCAGAGTATACATACATGAACCCCGCCCTCTCACTCGTCACCATGGCCATGATGAAGAAGTTCAACCAAGATGGCGCCTGGATCTGGAACACCTACCAGTGTTACCTTAAG GAATCGCGGTCTCTCCTGCTCGAGGACGTCCGCCTGTCCATCAGCGAGTCCTTCTGTCTGGGTGTGAAGCTTGTGAGAGGGGCGTACATGGACAAAGAAAGGAAACTGGCCAATAGTGAGGGGTGTTCAGAACCTGTTCACGAATCCTGGGAGCACACCAATGACAG TTATAATGGCTCGTTGGACATCCTGCTGGAGCTCATCTCCCGGGACCCTCAGCGCTATCGGATCATAGTCGCCACGCACAACGAGGAGTCCGTCAGGCGTGCAGTTCAACG GATGGGAGAGCTGGGAATAGACAAAGATGGTGGATCTGTGTGTTTTGGACAACTGTTGGGGATGTGTGACCATGTGTCTCTCACTCTCG CCCAGCAGGGTTACTTGGTGTACAAGTCGGTGCCGTATGGCTCGGTGGACAACACCCTGCCCTACCTGGTGCGCCGTGCCCAGGAGAACCGTACCGTGCTGCAGGGCATCCGCAAGGAGAGAGACCTCCTGAGACTGGAGCTCCACAGGAGGCTGCGGCAGGGGCTCAGACAGGGAAGCTAG
- the prodh2 gene encoding hydroxyproline dehydrogenase isoform X1 has product MKCVNRLVTDRVLWIYETSGPSRRPPSAMMRSPLLRPSLHHFLSLRLLGTAAPKAVERLAADALPVALNFEDPSAFRVKSFGELLRALGVFQLCSVPVLVNNCGKLMSVARTLLGKRGFALFLRPSVYAQFVAGESEGEITHSMEKMSSLGLRPMLAVPIEEDLGESTGERRYNDNLASMLECVDMSHSNAWSKDPMMQLKITALLSPELCVKLSTLLSEQQYDLDLLVRAMDGEPISFPGLQESENTHFLCGLQRLNKVGEASANKVRVLVDAEYTYMNPALSLVTMAMMKKFNQDGAWIWNTYQCYLKESRSLLLEDVRLSISESFCLGVKLVRGAYMDKERKLANSEGCSEPVHESWEHTNDSYNGSLDILLELISRDPQRYRIIVATHNEESVRRAVQRMGELGIDKDGGSVCFGQLLGMCDHVSLTLAQQGYLVYKSVPYGSVDNTLPYLVRRAQENRTVLQGIRKERDLLRLELHRRLRQGLRQGS; this is encoded by the exons AGACGTCGGGTCCATCCAGACGCCCTCCATCAGCGATGATGAGGTCTCCACTGCTTCGCCCATCATTGCATCACTTCCTGTCGCTGAGGCTGTTGGGTACTGCGGCCCCAAAGGCGGTGGAGCGGTTGGCAGCGGACGCCCTCCCCGTGGCGTTGAACTTTGAGGACCCCAGCGCCTTCAGGGTAAAGAGCTTTGGGGAACTGCTCCGAGCATTAGGGGTGTTCCAACTCTGCTCTGTCCCAGTGCTGGTCAACAACTGTGGGAAG CTCATGTCTGTAGCGCGGACTCTGCTCGGGAAAAGAGGGTTTGCCCTGTTCCTGCGGCCCTCTGTATATGCTCAGTTTGTGGCCGGGGAGAGCGAGGGCGAGATCACCCATTCCATGGAGAAGATGAGCTCCCTGGGACTCCGCCCCATGCTGGCTGTGCCCATTGAAGAGGACCTGGGAGAGAGCACTGG GGAGCGACGGTACAACGACAACCTGGCGTCCATGTTGGAATGCGTCGACATGTCCCATAGCAATGCATGGAGCAAAGATCCCATGATGCAGCTGAAGATCACTGCCTTGCTCAGtccagagctgtgt GTGAAGCTTTCAACCCTGCTCTCAGAACAACAGTATGACCTAGACCTCCTAGTCAGAGCCATGGACGGAGAG CCAATCAGCTTCCCCGGTTTACAGGAGAGCGAGAACACACATTTCCTGTGCGGCCTTCAGAGGCTCAACAAAGtgggagag GCCAGTGCCAACAAAGTGCGAGTTCTGGTCGACGCAGAGTATACATACATGAACCCCGCCCTCTCACTCGTCACCATGGCCATGATGAAGAAGTTCAACCAAGATGGCGCCTGGATCTGGAACACCTACCAGTGTTACCTTAAG GAATCGCGGTCTCTCCTGCTCGAGGACGTCCGCCTGTCCATCAGCGAGTCCTTCTGTCTGGGTGTGAAGCTTGTGAGAGGGGCGTACATGGACAAAGAAAGGAAACTGGCCAATAGTGAGGGGTGTTCAGAACCTGTTCACGAATCCTGGGAGCACACCAATGACAG TTATAATGGCTCGTTGGACATCCTGCTGGAGCTCATCTCCCGGGACCCTCAGCGCTATCGGATCATAGTCGCCACGCACAACGAGGAGTCCGTCAGGCGTGCAGTTCAACG GATGGGAGAGCTGGGAATAGACAAAGATGGTGGATCTGTGTGTTTTGGACAACTGTTGGGGATGTGTGACCATGTGTCTCTCACTCTCG CCCAGCAGGGTTACTTGGTGTACAAGTCGGTGCCGTATGGCTCGGTGGACAACACCCTGCCCTACCTGGTGCGCCGTGCCCAGGAGAACCGTACCGTGCTGCAGGGCATCCGCAAGGAGAGAGACCTCCTGAGACTGGAGCTCCACAGGAGGCTGCGGCAGGGGCTCAGACAGGGAAGCTAG